A single region of the Pyricularia oryzae 70-15 chromosome 4, whole genome shotgun sequence genome encodes:
- a CDS encoding iron-sulfur clusters transporter ATM1, translating to MITRNIPRAALLSSRPTLSSCQHRHLPPWPPRFPSSRIRALITSTPRRASAPPTPPSSSTGPGSPRSPAVTPSKDFLATPDKTNQEQRKADWAIIKEMSHYLWPKDSFNTKMRVALAVSLLISAKVLNVQVPFYFKSIVDAMNVDVGAMGGTAAAVAGSMILAYGATRIGATVFQELRNAVFASVAQKAIRKVAANVFDHLLRLDLAFHLSKQTGGLTRAIDRGTKGISFLLTSMVFHVIPTALEITMVCGILTWQYGAQFAMITAVTMSAYTAFTIWTTAWRTKFRRQANAADNRASTVAVDSLINYEAVKYFNNEKYEVKRYDDALKQYEKSSIKVATSLAFLNSGQNIIFSSALTAMMYLGANGIAQGNLSVGDLVMINQLVFQLSVPLNFLGSVYRELRQSLLDMETLFNLQKVNVTIKEQPDAKPLSLSKGGEIRFENVNFGYHPDRPILRDLTLTIPAGKKVAIVGPSGCGKSTLLRLLFRFYDAQSGRILIDDQDIRSVQLDSLRKSIGVVPQDTPLFNETVELNIRYGDMSAPREQVVAAAKRARIHDTVESWPDGYATKVGERGLMISGGEKQRLAVSRLLLKDPPLLFFDEATSALDTHTEQALMQNINSILREKSRTSVFVAHRLRTIYDSDLIIVLKEGHVAEMGSHKELIDRGGLYSELWSAQETLFNADGSEKNEEVPDKSGRPRS from the exons ATGATCACACGAAACATACCCCGAGCAGCGTTGCTCTCCTCGAGGCCGACGCTCTCGAGCTGTCAGCACCGACACCTGCCACCATGGCCGCCTCGGTTCCCTTCGAGCCGAATCCGCGCGCTCATCACCTCGACCCCGCGACGGGCAAGCGCTCCTCCCACTCCGCCGTCATCGTCCACCGGCCCCGGCTCCCCACGGTCTCCCGCAGTGACGCCCTCGAAGGACTTTCTGGCCACGCCGGACAAGACCAACCAGGAGCAGAGGAAGGCGGACTGGGCTATAATAAAGGAGATGTCCCACTACCTATGGCCCAAGGACAGCTTCAACACAAAGATGCGCGTCGCTCTGGCCGTGTCTCTGCTGATCAGCGCCAAGGTCCTCAATGTACAGGTACCCTTTTACTTTAAGAGCATCGTAGACGCCATGAACGTGGACGTTGGCGCCATGGGTGGCACGGCGGCTGCGGTCGCGGGCTCTATGATACTTGCGTACGGCGCAACGCGAATCGGCGCGACTGTTTTCCAGGAGCTTCGCAACGCCGTCTTTGCCTCAGTCGCGCAGAAGGCGATCCGTAAGGTTGCAGCCAACGTCTTTGATCACCTGCTGCGGCTGGACCTGGCTTTCCATTTGTCCAAACAGACTGGTGGTCTGACGAGAGCCATCGACCGTGGAACCAAGGGCATTAGCTTTTTGCTCACCAGCATGGTCTTTCACGTCATCCCGACGGCCTTAGAGATCACCATGGTCTGCGGTATCTTGACCTGGCAATACGGGGCGCAGTTCGCCATGATAACAGCCGTCACCATGAGCGCATATACTGCCTTTACGATCTGGACCACAGCGTGGAGGACAAAGTTTAGGCGCCAAGCCAATGCCGCCGATAACCGGGCTTCGACCGTAGCTGTGGACTCTTTGATCAACTACGAGGCCGTCAAATACTTCAACAATGAAAAGTACGAGGTCAAACGCTACGATGATGCTCTGAAACAGTACGAGAAgagctccatcaaagtcgcGACCTCGCTCGCGTTCCTCAACAGCGGGCAGAACATCATCTTTTCTTCCGCCTTGACTGCCATGATGTACCTGGGTGCAAATGGCATTGCTCAGGGAAACCTCTCGGTTGGTGATCTGGTCATGATCAACCAGCTCGTTTTCCAGTTGTCAGTGCCGCTGAACTTTCTTGGCTCCGTCTATCGTGAGCTGCGTCAGTCTCTGCTTGACATGGAGACGCTCTTCAACCTGCAAAAGGTCAACGTTACTATCAAAGAGCAGCCGGATGCCAAGCCACTCTCTTTGAGCAAGGGCGGCGAGATTCGGTTTGAGAATGTCAACTTCGGCTACCACCCTGATCGTCCCATCCTACGTGATCTGACCCTTACCATCCCAGCCGGGAAGAAGGTGGCTATAGTAGGCCCCAGCGGCTGCGGAAAGTCGACGCTTCTTAGACTTTTGTTTAGGTTCTATGACGCGCAGTCTGGCAGGATTTTAATCGACGACCAGGATATCCGCAGCGTGCAGCTTGACTCGCTCCGTAAAAGCATCGGAGTTGTGCCGCAGGACACCCCACTCTTCAACGAAACTGTGGAGCTCAACATCCGATATGGCGACATGTCGGCGCCGCGAGAGCAGGTTGTGGCAGCGGCGAAACGTGCCCGCATTCATGATACGGTGGAGTCATGGCCTGACGGATATGCGACCAAGGTTGGCGAGAGGGGGCTGATGATATCGGGAGGTGAGAAGCAAAGACTGGCCGTGTcgcggctgctgctcaaGGACCCGCCGCTGTTGTTTTTCGACGAGGCTACGAGTGCATTGGACACGCATACGGAGCAGGCTCTGATGCAGAACATCAACTCGATTCTGCGTGAAAAGAGCCGCACCAGCGTCTTTGTTGCACACCGATTGCGGACCATCTATGACTCTGATCTCATCATTGTTCTCAAGGAGGGCCATGTAGCCGAGATGGGCTCTCACAAGGAGTTGATTGACCGAGGTGGTCTGTATTCTGAGCTTTGGAGTG CACAAGAAACACTGTTCAATGCGGATGGGTCGGAGAAAAACGAAGAAGTGCCGGATAAGAGCGGTCGCCCCAGATCATAG